The Petrotoga miotherma DSM 10691 sequence TGTAACCTTTTTTCCAATCGAATTTAGCGACAGCTTTCATTAAACCTATATTTCCTTCTTGTATGAGATCCAAAAAGCCTAATCCATGACCAACATACCTTTTAGCAATACTGATAACTAATCTAAGATTAGCTTTTATAAGCTCCTCTCTGGCTCTTTTATCTCCCATCTGGGCCTTTCTTGCAAGCTTTCTTTCTCGTGAAGGTGTTAATAATTTGCTCTTACTAATCTCTTTCAGATATATTTTAATTGGATCCTGCAACGAAATATTATCACACATCTCGACTTCAACATCAGAAAAATCTTCGAAAATCTCTTCGTATTCTTCAGAATCTTTATATTCTTCATTAGTCTGCAAATCTTTTTCTTCATCATCTTCATAAAAGTGACGTATTGAACTATCTACTACAGAAATATTAGATTTCTTTAATTCATTGTAAAAAGTTATTAAAAATTCTAGTGTAAAATTCTCACGCATTTGGGTAGGAATAGATTCATCAATTTCTTCAAAAGTTACTGAACTCCGATCCTTCGATAGCTTTTTTTTGATTTTCCTTAATATTTCATCAGTGATGACAGTAGGACTTTTTTTAATAGTTAAAGATAAGGAATATTTTTCGACTTTTGAGCTTTTATCAACTTGGGAAAAATCTGTGCTTTTCGATTCAAAGTTCGCACTTTTGCCTTTTTCTATCATAAAAACTCACCTTCTATTAAAAAATTAGAATAAAGAAATTAATAAATTATATGATAAAATCCTAGAGGTGCTTTTAAAAATAAGTAGTCTATTTTAGAACAAACAGTTATATCTCTGTTAAATATTATAGCGTGACAATATTAAATAAATATGAAAAAACAATTAATATACATAAATGTAATAATTTTTTTTAAAAACTTTATAAGTCGTTGAAATTAGAACATTCTTTCGTGCTATAATAATTGTCGAAAGATTTTTGAACCTTTTAAAAAGCTTTTAGAATACTAGTTAAGTAATTCATATAGATTTTCAATTATTAGTTTGTTAAAAAACAAAAAGGAGGTTCCCTTGTGCCAATATTAACTTTTAAAGGTGGCGTACATCCGCCCGAGAAAAAGCATTTTACAAAGGATAAGCCTTTTGAAAAACTGCCTTTGCCCGATTTTGTATACCTATTCACAACTAACCATCTCGGAGCTCCTGCTAAGCCAATCGTAAAAGAAGGAGATCAAGTGAAAACAGGGCAATTAGTAGCAGAGACTGCTGGTAATATTTCAGCAAACATACATTCTTCTGTTACGGGGGAAGTTGTTGGAATAGAATCATTTATAAATGCCTCCACAGGAAGAAAGAATAATGCAATAGTCATAAAAAGAACTTCGGAAGATATTTGGGAATATATTGAACACGATGAGAACTTTAAAAATTTTTCAAAGGAAGAAATAATTAACATTGTTAAAAAAGCGGGTATAGTGGGATTAGGGGGTGCTATGTTCCCATCTCATGTAAAATTAAGTATACCCCCAGGCAAAAAAGTCGATTACTTAATAATCAATGGGGCAGAATGTGAACCATACATAACTGTCGATGATATGATGATGAGAACATACACAGAAGAAATCATAAAAGGAATAAAAATAATAGAATATATAGTTAATCCAGAAAAAATTTATGTGGGCATCGAAGAAAACAAACCTGAAGCGATAAAAATTATGAAAAACGCTTTAAAAAACGAAAATATCGAGGTTGCAATTTTAAAAACAAAATATCCTCAAGGTGCAGAAAAACAATTAATCAAAGCTGTCACTAAAAGGGAAGTCCCTTCAGGAGGGTTACCTATAGATGCAGGGACTTTAGTTTTTAACGTTTCCACTACCTATGCAATTTATGATGCAGTAATCAATGGAAAACCTTTGGTTGAACGCGGAATCACTTTGAGCGGGGGCGTTAAAAAACCCGGTAACTATTGGTTCCGAATTGGAACTAAGGTTTCAGATCTTTTAAATCAAGTAGAAATCGTTGAAGAGGAAAAGATCGATAGAATAATCTATGGCGGGCCAATGATGGGATTACCTTTACCCAATATTGATTTACCAACTTTCAAGGGAAATAATGCAATCACCGTTTTAACAAAAGAAGAAATACCACAAAAACATGAATATCCATGCATTAGATGTGCTTCTTGCGTTAAAGCATGCCCTATAGGGCTACAACCTTATTATCTAAAAAAACTTGCTGATGCTAGGAAAAATGACATAGCACAAGAAAATGGAATTATGGATTGTATAGAATGTGGTGCTTGTTCTTACATTTGTCCATCAAATATAGAGCTAGTTAAAACATTCAAGACAACAAAAAAGGTTATAAAAGCCATTCATACCCACTTCAGAAATAGGTCAAAGCAACGATTAACTAAAGGTAAAGTAAGTTAAGGCAAGAAGAAAAAGAACTAAAATATTGGATAATTATCCAAAATGCTCTTTGAAAATCGAAGTAATTCTTCAAAAAATTGGAAAGTAATTAGAATTGAAGAAGTTTTTAGGGAAAA is a genomic window containing:
- a CDS encoding sigma-70 family RNA polymerase sigma factor, with amino-acid sequence MIEKGKSANFESKSTDFSQVDKSSKVEKYSLSLTIKKSPTVITDEILRKIKKKLSKDRSSVTFEEIDESIPTQMRENFTLEFLITFYNELKKSNISVVDSSIRHFYEDDEEKDLQTNEEYKDSEEYEEIFEDFSDVEVEMCDNISLQDPIKIYLKEISKSKLLTPSRERKLARKAQMGDKRAREELIKANLRLVISIAKRYVGHGLGFLDLIQEGNIGLMKAVAKFDWKKGYKFSTYSYWWIRQAITRAIADQGRTVRIPVHLVETINRMNRVVNKYVQEHGEVPDLEELSVLMDKPVDKMKEVLISAKNIFSLNAPVSNDVDAEGETEVLDFIDSESPTPDEEGRKMVIRQKMEMIIDTLSPKEAMILKMRYGFVDGKQKTLEEVGEFFNVTRERIRQIESKSIRKLKHPARKKMIENIMQEY
- the rsxC gene encoding electron transport complex subunit RsxC — its product is MPILTFKGGVHPPEKKHFTKDKPFEKLPLPDFVYLFTTNHLGAPAKPIVKEGDQVKTGQLVAETAGNISANIHSSVTGEVVGIESFINASTGRKNNAIVIKRTSEDIWEYIEHDENFKNFSKEEIINIVKKAGIVGLGGAMFPSHVKLSIPPGKKVDYLIINGAECEPYITVDDMMMRTYTEEIIKGIKIIEYIVNPEKIYVGIEENKPEAIKIMKNALKNENIEVAILKTKYPQGAEKQLIKAVTKREVPSGGLPIDAGTLVFNVSTTYAIYDAVINGKPLVERGITLSGGVKKPGNYWFRIGTKVSDLLNQVEIVEEEKIDRIIYGGPMMGLPLPNIDLPTFKGNNAITVLTKEEIPQKHEYPCIRCASCVKACPIGLQPYYLKKLADARKNDIAQENGIMDCIECGACSYICPSNIELVKTFKTTKKVIKAIHTHFRNRSKQRLTKGKVS